The Geothrix sp. genome window below encodes:
- a CDS encoding Trm112 family protein translates to MPLDPRLLEILCCPACHGDLLEKAEGLHCQGCGLLYPIEDGIPVMLVDQAKKAQP, encoded by the coding sequence ATGCCGCTCGATCCCCGCCTCCTCGAGATCCTCTGCTGTCCGGCCTGCCACGGCGACCTGCTGGAGAAGGCGGAGGGACTGCACTGCCAGGGCTGCGGCCTGCTCTACCCCATCGAGGACGGGATTCCCGTGATGCTGGTGGACCAGGCGAAGAAAGCCCAGCCATGA